The sequence ATTCGCGCCTTGCTTATGCCAAGATTACTGGACGCTATCGAGATAGAGACCGGGCAGAACCCGTCGGCCAGCGTCATCTGGATGCACGGCCTGGGCGCCGACGGCGGCGATTTTGTGCCTATCGTGGACGAGCTCGGGCTCGACGCGGCGCCGGCGCTCCGTTTCGTGTTCCCGCACGCGCCGATGCGACCGGTGACGATTAACGGGGGCGCTGTCATGCGCGCCTGGTACGACGTCTCCTTCGGCGAGCTCGAAGGCACGTCGCGCCGCGCCGACGAGCGGGGCGTCCGCGAATCGCA is a genomic window of Pseudomonadota bacterium containing:
- a CDS encoding alpha/beta hydrolase, producing the protein MPRLLDAIEIETGQNPSASVIWMHGLGADGGDFVPIVDELGLDAAPALRFVFPHAPMRPVTINGGAVMRAWYDVSFGELEGTSRRADERGVRESQTQINALIDREGKRGVAASRIVLAGFSQGGAIALQTGLRHPDTL